A section of the Cottoperca gobio chromosome 17, fCotGob3.1, whole genome shotgun sequence genome encodes:
- the LOC115022697 gene encoding acyl-coenzyme A thioesterase 1-like, giving the protein MSAQVRLRLLPRARCMFDEPVQVKVDGLRSGHVVTIRARSTDEKGVVFSSSASYKADESGEIDLERDPSLSGSYVGVEPMGLLWSMRADTLHKRFRKNNLINPHVVKFSVHDDEEEGKGRMLAEVTNERLLLGEGVNRRPVKEGNIRGVLFTPPGEGPFPAVLDLHTFGGGLSEKRASLLASHGFVVLTVALYGHDDMVKNIKEVHLDYFEEAIEFLKKQDKVGSKVGVISISKSADIALSMASYLPDVEVTVWINGCSANTWLPLYYKKSLILPPLMIDISKVILTESGAVNGKYAMHNPLAEENKATLVPIEQAKGRFLFMASEDDLNWDSKAYMEQMVERLQRHGKDNFESVCYPGAGHYLEPPYGPYCHSSFHAVAGKPVLWGGEPRSHAEAEVHMWKKIQEFLRTHLSCDDTPTKAKL; this is encoded by the exons ATGTCCGCCCAAGTCAGACTGAGGCTGCTGCCGAGAGCCAGGTGCATGTTTGATGAGCCCGTTCAGGTGAAGGTGGACGGACTGAGGTCGGGACATGTGGTCACCATAAGAGCCAGATCGACTGACGAGAAGGGGGTGGTGTTCAGCTCCTCGGCCTCCTACAAAGCTGATGAGAGCGGAGAGATCGACCTGGAGAGAGACCCCTCCCTCAGCGGGTCTTACGTCGGGGTTGAACCCATGGGTCTGCTGTGGTCGATGAGGGCAGACACTTTGCACAAAAGGTTTagaaaaaacaatttaataaaCCCACACGTGGTGAAGTTCTCTGTGCACGACgacgaggaggaggggaagggcaGGATGCTGGCAGAGGTAACCAATGAGAGGCTTCTGCTTGGAGAGGGGGTCAACCGGCGCCCTGTGAAGGAAGGGAATATAAGAGGTGTCCTGTTCACTCCTCCAG GTGAAGGTCCGTTCCCTGCTGTGTTGGATCTGCACACTTTTGGGGGAGGATTGTCAGAGAAAAGGGCCTCTCTGCTGGCCAGCCATGGATTTGTGGTTCTGACCGTAGCACTGTACGGCCATGATGACATGGTGAAGAACATCAAAGAGGTCCATCTGGATTATTTCGAAGAAGCAATAgagtttttaaagaaacaagatAAG GTGGGCAGTAAAGTCGGTGTGATATCCATTTCAAAAAGTGCAGATATTGCACTATCAATGGCCTCGTACCTGCCAGATGTTGAGGTCACAGTGTGGATTAATGGCTGCTCTGCCAATACATGGTTGCCCCTCTACTATAAGAAGAGCCTGATCCTCCCTCCATTAATGATCGACATCAGCAAGGTGATTCTCACAGAGTCAGGGGCCGTTAATGGCAAGTATGCTATGCATAATCCGCTGGCAGAGGAGAACAAGGCCACCCTGGTCCCCATTGAACAAGCCAAAGGACGTTTCCTGTTCATGGCTTCAGAGGACGACCTCAACTGGGACAGCAAAGCTTACATGGAGCAGATGGTGGAGAGACTGCAGCGTCATGGGAAGGACAactttgagagtgtgtgttacccCGGAGCGGGACATTATCTAGAGCCGCCTTATGGACCCTACTGCCACTCCAGTTTTCATGCGGTAGCGGGCAAACCAGTCCTGTGGGGGGGTGAGCCCAGGTCCCACGCAGAAGCTGAAGTCCACATGTGGAAGAAAATCCAGGAGTTCCTCAGAACTCACCTGAGCTGTGATGATACACCGACTAAAGCCAAATTATAG